One Pyrus communis chromosome 13, drPyrComm1.1, whole genome shotgun sequence genomic window carries:
- the LOC137711878 gene encoding uncharacterized protein — translation MNGRLSKLGTALTVVFAVTLAALVAQLFFLLWRRRKSRFPTRIGPHEAHHSNQPPSSLHRNIDVDVDEVFKWQQGLYGVSSRVLFTIAEEEEREGLDSETPTTTYSSCAEKETTTATTVVLDVAVTVTVEVEEETPPFTTPCDSPPYYTPSPSPSRDFVV, via the coding sequence ATGAATGGTCGTCTTAGCAAGCTCGGGACTGCGCTCACTGTAGTGTTTGCGGTCACTCTCGCTGCCCTCGTAGCGCagctcttcttcctcctctggCGGCGAAGGAAGTCCCGGTTTCCGACCCGCATCGGGCCCCACGAAGCTCATCATAGCAACCAACCACCTAGCTCACTGCACCGCAACATTGACGTGGACGTGGACGAGGTGTTCAAGTGGCAGCAGGGACTGTACGGCGTGTCGTCGAGGGTGTTGTTCACGATCgcggaggaggaagagagagagggtctgGACTCGGAGACGCCTACAACGACGTATTCATCTTGTGCGGAGAAAGAGACGACGACGGCGACGACGGTGGTACTGGATGTAGCTGTGACTGTGACAGTAGAGGTGGAGGAGGAAACGCCGCCGTTCACGACTCCTTGTGATTCGCCACCGTACTATACTCCTTCGCCTTCTCCTAGTCGTGATTTTGTAGTCTGA
- the LOC137713137 gene encoding NDR1/HIN1-like protein 3, protein MSEKQAHLNGAYYGPSIPPKSQSYHRPGRGGGGCLGCCCSCIFGLVFKLIMTAVVFMGLAFFVFWLIVRPNRVKFHVTEATLTQFNFSNDNTLHYNLALNLTIRNPNKKIGIYYDRIETRAFYEDQRFSTVPSTPFYQGHKKTNVLNPVFQGQQVVQGSKVLSEYNQQKSTGIYEIDLKIYLRIRFKFGWIKTGKFKPKIECDLKVPLNQNGSSVGTFQTTKCDVDYF, encoded by the coding sequence ATGTCAGAGAAACAAGCCCATTTAAACGGGGCCTACTACGGCCCCTCAATCCCTCCCAAATCCCAGTCCTACCATCGCCCTGGCCGCGGTGGCGGCGGATGCCTCGGCTGCTGCTGCAGCTGCATCTTCggccttgtcttcaagctcaTCATGACCGCCGTCGTTTTCATGGGATTGGCGTTCTTCGTCTTTTGGCTCATCGTCCGCCCTAACCGTGTCAAGTTCCACGTCACGGAAGCCACCCTCACGCAGTTCAACTTCTCCAACGACAACACCCTCCACTACAATCTCGCCCTCAACCTCACCATCCGGAACCCTAACAAGAAGATCGGTATTTACTACGACCGCATCGAGACCCGGGCCTTTTACGAGGATCAGAGGTTCAGCACGGTTCCCTCGACGCCTTTCTACCAAGGGCACAAGAAAACGAACGTGCTGAACCCCGTGTTCCAAGGCCAGCAAGTGGTTCAAGGCTCAAAGGTGCTTTCCGAGTACAATCAGCAGAAGAGTACCGGGATTTACGAGATCGATTTGAAAATTTATCTTCGGATTCGGTTCAAATTCGGATGGATCAAGACTGGCAAGTTCAAGCCCAAGATTGAATGCGACTTGAAGGTTCCATTGAATCAGAACGGAAGTTCAGTTGGCACATTCCAGACTACCAAGTGCGACGTTGATTACTTCTAA
- the LOC137712983 gene encoding NDR1/HIN1-like protein 1: protein MSTKDCGLHRENKRRRMFRRCCAGILIFNFILLVTILIVWAVLQPSKPRFVLQDVTVFNFNTSASNVFSSSFQVTISSRNPNDKIGIYYDRLNVYATYRAQQITFPTLIPPVYQGHKDVNIWSPFIYGTDVPIAPYNSIALGQDQNAGSVLLLIKMDGRVRWKVGTFISSRYHLYIRCPAFIALGSRTTGVEVGNNAVKYQLVQRCKVTV from the coding sequence ATGTCAACGAAGGATTGTGGACTGCATCGCGAAAACAAGCGGCGGAGGATGTTCCGCCGCTGTTGCGCTGGCATCCTAATCTTCAACTTCATCCTCCTCGTCACAATCCTCATCGTGTGGGCCGTCCTCCAGCCCTCCAAGCCCCGCTTCGTCCTCCAAGACGTCACCGTCTTCAACTTCAACACCTCCGCCTCCAACGTCTTCTCCTCCAGCTTCCAGGTCACCATCTCCTCCCGAAACCCGAACGACAAGATCGGCATCTACTACGACAGGCTCAACGTCTACGCGACCTACCGTGCGCAGCAGATCACGTTCCCGACGCTCATCCCGCCGGTATACCAAGGCCACAAGGACGTCAACATCTGGTCGCCGTTCATCTACGGCACCGACGTCCCCATCGCTCCGTACAACTCCATCGCTCTGGGGCAGGACCAGAATGCCGGGTCGGTTCTTTTGCTCATCAAGATGGACGGCCGGGTCAGGTGGAAGGTCGGCACCTTCATCTCCAGTCGGTACCATTTGTACATCCGGTGCCCCGCTTTTATCGCTCTGGGTTCCAGGACCACCGGAGTTGAGGTCGGTAACAACGCCGTCAAGTACCAGCTGGTGCAGCGCTGCAAAGTGACCGTATGA